GGTCATCACAATCTCAAAAACCAGGGCGTTCCACACCGACACACCAGAGGATAGGGAGAATGCAGAAGTTTCCTGCATCGAATCAAGCATAAATTTCAGTACAATTAGGCACCAAGTATGAGTTTGTAAGAGATGATTCATTTCAAATCAATAGTCAATAGTAGCGTGGGGGGAGGAGCCCATGAGATAGTGGGCTGTGGGCTGGGCTAAAAAGTAATCCTTGACGAGGATGGCCCACTTGAGGGTCATGTTTGGATCGATGGAATCATTCCATTTTGTTGACTTTTGGAACTGGAAAGTCCAAGAAGAGACAGGAAAGCCTTGTATGGAGAGCAACAAGACAAAGAAAAAAGCGAATCGCTATCCCAAAAAGTGactttaaaaatacaaaaaccaaAACAGACTCCTCTGGAAAACACTTTCtcaaagcaaaaatattattcCTTCCTCCTCGAGCTGTCtcctttcatttcaattttaaatcattaccCATTACCTATCACACAATAATGTATGTCAAGTTAAACTTCAATGCCATCCTCCATTAACGTATAGCAAATTGGtaatttccatattttaaaaaatataaataaaaattatcaaactgcaaattttgaaaatattccaTTGGTGTGTTTTCGTACCAATCCACCGGTGGAGAACTTAAGCAGCAAGCATGCAACGACAGATCCCAGGAGCTGGGCAATCCAATACAAAAGGCCTCTCAACAACGTTATGTGTCCGCCAAGAAAGGCTCCAAACGTCACGGCCGGGTTCACATGTCCGCCAGATATGTTCGCACCCACCGAAACGGCCACGAACAGAGCGAAGCCATGGGCTAGAGCAGCTGCCACCAGGCCCGCCGGTGTTGACGACCCACTATCCGTCAGCTTGTCTGCCAAAAAACATTACCCATTATTAATTTATGGTTTAAACCacagtttaaaaaaatgaaataaaaatttgaaatcttacTAAAAGCCATGCCCGAGCCTTCCCCAGCAAAAACAAAGATGAGCATGGAGAAAAACTCTGCAAGGGCGGCTTTGAGGGCGTCGGGGTGGCTGGCCTCCCCCGGCGTCCCAATTGCGATTCTGTAAATCGGCATTTTTACTAAAGGCTTGCCCTTCTTCCTCCTCAAGCTCTAGGCCTTTGCGGATGGCCTTGGTTTGTACACTGGTTCTCCTCTTTGTATGGAGGCTTAGTGGCTCAGTAACACTTCAATTTATATATACCTAATATAACGGCTGAGGAACCGGTTCAGTCGGTTACCGGTGGCACAATATTCTCGAGTGCCACTACAGTCACTTTACAGCTAATGAACTGATTGCTGATTGGTCGGTTAATTAGCCACGTTTGTGGTGGTGATGGAGTCTAAGGGGCCTGCCAAATCGGCGATTTCGGGAACCGGATCGCCGACCTTCTGACGTGGCGGGTCCCCTAAACCGCATTATTGCTCTTCCACTTAAAACCCGTGGCCGCTAGAAGGTCGGCGAGTTTTTGGACTGATGGGGACGGACCGACCTTTGAATATTCAAATGCGTGGTAAGTTGGATCTCTACGAGCGCATGCGGTTTTGCGTGTCCCCGCTAATCACAAGGACCATGTGGGAGTTCGGGTTGATTGGGACCGTTGATTATGATTTAATTGTCTGGTTCATGGTAAGGTCGTGTGGGTGGTAGCAGGAAAGAAGGTGAGGCTTTTAaagatagagaaaaataaaataaaattcttgcCCTTTACGGACTTATGGCTAGAAAATAGTCAAAGTTCCGAGTCATTAGAATTTAATTGTCCATGTAAAAATGGTGATTTTGTTCTCCTTGATTTTAGgtataaaatctattaattcATTTTCCACGTGGAGATATTATCTTAGCTTTATatacatttgaaaataataataataaagcttattcaatttatacaatattcttcaattaaaaaaataaaagaatgttaaagatgtccaaaaaaaaactaatcaaaaatgaaaatgtctGTCCTAGATTTATTGTCATTTCCTAACACAATcatgggagaaaaaaaatttttattctttgttatttattcaataattttgtCGAAGTACATCTACATACGTGTCTTTCTGTCTCCTCTAAGCACATGTGAGATATTATGTATTTATTCttcatatcaatttttttttatattactcattttataaattaaaataatttgtttatgaaattaaaattattgttcaaaaaagaaaagaatttaaaaaataatatgtatatatataattacttACTTCTTTCaccataaatattaaaatataatataaatttttttacaaataaatatcaaaacaCTGAATTATAATCTAatctattttacttttctttttcaagataaTATGTATTAAttcatataatataaaaaaattatattttaaaatcaaatatgtatattttttcttaaagagtgtctcaaatttttaattaatatagatttattttcataaaaatattgtacaaatttatatattattataatattagattttttaaaaaaaattgtcgaaaatatttttatgagttatTCTAGTTCATAAAAATGTTATGAAATGgagatatatttataaaaataatacgATGTGGATCGAGatgaattaaacaaaaaaatggaatgagTTCGACTTTAATCAAACCCTTTCTTTAATCCAATACCACCTTTGAACTCATCCACTAAGGAATacctaattttcatatttgtgataaaataataaatcatatttttatataatcactaaaaaaaaagttttttttttaaagaaaaaaaaaggaggagatTAGATGTCTTGGTGGCAGGTGACCTCAGCCCAACTATTGGGGAgagacaaaaattaaaaaattagaaaaatcatttaaaaatggaGAAGAGGCTTGGGAGCAAGTCATTTTCCttaatacatatttatattaaaatactGTATGGTTGTGCCGACAAAGGGTGCCGTCATTTCTCATAGCCGGACCGACCAATTTTTGGATGCTTTCAAAGTCAGCCTACGCTATATCATCTCACATGATTAGGTTTGTCCCTTTCAATATCAATTAAACATTATTCTAACTACTTAAAATatacttcttcttctttataaaattaaattacatttaacagtgattttaaataatatttttaattttttaaatatttaaaatatttaaaattattgcaAAACGGACTCTTAATATAAGTGAAATCTTTAATTGATTCCTCTTTGtttaagatataattttttttccctttttttgagaaaatgaattgaataaaatgaaataaataatttgattttggtatttttcattGGTCAATGGCCAAAATTAGAtagttaaaactaaaataaaacaacttatAAATTGAAGTCAATTTGGAGAAAGAGAATATAACAATGGATATGACACATAAGGGATAGtgattcttttgattttaagtatttttcttttaaggttTGAATGCTAATGTGGAACCCATACTAGCTCAATGCCCCATGATCTGTGAAAAGTCGCATAAGGAAGGTGACATATGAAGGAGGAAAGGGGATTGGTTAGGGTTTGGGACCATTTGAAAATAAGGGTCATTTTAAGTATTTCAATGTTTAagagttaaaaatataattttcaatctaGTGTGTTTCCACTATATGAGTATCCATGTCATAAAATTATAGctaataattatgattttaattttttttttaaattatcaaaatcattGTCATCAACGACAACTTTAAATTTAAGCTTAAAATCATAATAAGTGATTATGGTTTTGAATTTGATAGTCATAGTCACCAAttacaatttcaaatttaatttaaaattgtaattattaattacgattttaaacttatttcaatatatatatatatatgtcaaatttaaaatcatagtcATCAAGTACGAATTTAAATTTAGGCTTGAAATTGTAGCCACCACCTAtagttttaagtttaaatttaaagaaatagaCGCTGACTATTGCCGttgatcattttaaaaaaataaaataaaatttagaaccATAACCACCAACTACGATTTTATGATGTGAATGCTTATGTGGTGAAAATACACTagattgagaattattttgctACTCAATTTAGtttctgaaattttttttaagtatctTATGTTAAATACGGGCTTCGTTGACAAAAAGGAGTGGGTTCGAAGATTGGAACTTGGTAGGCTGGCTCGAACTAATCTTAATCCAATCAGTATTTTGGCCCAGTTCAGCCCCTTTTCCATTTGCacttttatattatcatttttctattaGTTAGGCCTGAAATTGGGTCCAACTATTGAGGAGTCCATCTAGGGAGAAGATGACAAGTGCGGGTTGGGGGAAATTAGGCTTTTTAGTAATGGGCTTCACAGGGAGCCAACCAGGCTAGCCATGTGTTTGTGGGCTGGGCTACAATATATCATGGGCCAGTTTATTTAGGACTTTGCCATTGAGACTGTTTTAGTTATTGCCGCTATCCGGTAAGTCACAAGCATGTCACGTGCCAAACCTCTCCCACTCATCACATCCTTGTATTATCCATACCCAATACAAAGATCGAAAACTGAGAACTGAAGaacaggaagaagaagaagctggaGTTGTCTCccacaaggaaaaaaatggcACTTTCGTCACTCTCTTTGGGTTGGGTTTCAACAACCATATCCAACAGGGTCACTACTCTTATCACTTTCCTCCATTCAATCAATGCATTTAGATTATATGCTTCTCTCGATTATGGCATTTATGTATTCAATTCTTCATGATTTTTTCCAGTTAGATTTGCCTCATTCCATTGATGTGCCTCGATTTGCTGCATTTACTTCATGTAATAGCATCAGTGCATGCTCAAGAGAGACAGCCTTCAATGAAGAAAGTAAGATACCCATTTGAAGTTTCTATCTGCATTTGCTTTCCTGTGTAGTCTTGGCAGCTATGTTTTGTGGAGAATTTTGTATTTGAATGATACCCAGATTGAGTTCTCTTCAGTTTTGCTTGTAGGTTGAGTGTTTTAGTGTCTGTTATAGGAAGTGGACgtgggttttttttattgtaatccTCATATTGAATAGTGCTTTTGTACAGAAACTTGTGTTTGAAGGACACCCAGATTGTTTTTTTCTAACCCACTTTTGGGAATTCAAAGTATGTCTTCTAAGAGCTCAATTCCGGGAATTAGGTTAGGGTTTCTGTTAAATTCAGCTTTAGATTTTTCTCTGATGTACAAGTACTGTTCTTCTGGTGAAGTGCATTTTTGAAAGCctcattgaattaaaaaataaaaatgaaaatttgagatTTGGATGTGAAAATCTCTTCTTGTAGGGTCTTTGAAAAGGGATCTATAAGATTTCATACTTCTACTTGAAAATGCTTTAACACAAAACCAACTACATTATAGAGCTCTTTACAGTAGCTTTTGAGCAGTTGAAAAAACCTGCACCAAACAGAGCCTGGCTTTACAAGTCTCTATTTTTATCTGGATGTAGATTTTTAACCCACTACTAATTCTTTCACCCTATGGAGTCCTCAGAGTAATGGTTTCTTGAAAGAAATATTGAGCCAAAGGTTTGCCTTTGGTGGATTCTGAAACGGGGTTGTGCAAATGGTGTCTAGATGTTGGTCAAGCTTTGGATTTAAGCAAGAAACTAGTTTCTTCTAATCCAACAATGTATTAATATCTTTCCTGATCTCACATGGTGAATTTCAGGCCATCTCGAGAGAAGATCACTGCTGCTGGGAGTTGGGCTGCTAGCTGCAAATTCATTCCCTGCAAGTTCCCTTCATGCTGAAGGTATCATGGTTGGTAGTTGCTTTCTGTATGATGTATAATCTTTAAATATTTGTATGATATGACCATTAAAAACTCTAATAGAAATTATATCTTACTAAGCTTGTAATTTATGTTACACATTTTTTCggtttctcattttcttcactATGCAGAAATACCAGCAAACTATAAAGCTTTTGTTGACCTTTCAGATGGGTATTCCTATTATTACCCCTTGGATTGGAGGGTAAGATATAGAATTACCTTATCAAGAAAATGCATGACTGTTGACTGCAAAGAGAATTTATTGACTTGGAAgaatttctttcacattttgatTAGGAATTCGAGTTCAGGGGGCATGATTCTGCGTTTAAAGACCGATATCTGCAACTGCAGAATGTTAGAGTGAGTTTTATACCAACTGATAAAAGCGACATCCATGATTTAGGTCCAATGGAAGAGGTAAAGAACCACAAATTTTCATCTACTCTTTATGTTTTTCTGGATTCTCTCAATGCTCATTGACCagttatttcttcctttgcaggTTGTTCCCAATTTGGTGAAGAATGTCTATGCTGCACCCAATCAAATAGCTACAATACTTGACATGCAGGAGGTTTTGTATCTTCATTACAACCCCTGTAAAAATTACTCCTATTTTCCAACCCCACAAGTCCAACAAAGATTAACAGTCTGTCTTATGGCTTATCTTCTATATGCAGAAGGTGGTTGATGGGAAAAACTATTACACTGTCGAGTATGAACTTACATCTGCAAACTTTTCTCGGGCATCATTCGTAATCCTAGCGATTGGAAACGGTAACTTAATGATCTTGTACCATCTCAAAGTATCACTTTCATGGGTTTTAGCGTATCAGGGCCAACTTGTAATATGCAACCAAACAATATAATTCTCTATCTGCAACTCGGAAAGACTTCCATTGAAAATACAACATAGATAGATGCAAAAGAAAGTGATGAGGGAGCTGCAGTTTTTTTTCATGCCCTGATTAGTTTAAACGACCAACTTGCATTATTGAACAGGGAGATTTTACACGCTGAATGTTGGAGCAAATGAAAGAAGATGGAAAAGAGTGAGGAACAAGCTCAAAGTGGTAGCAGACTCTTTCAAGGTGCTGGACAtctaaaatatttgttgtaaacAACCTAAGGGCTGAGGGCTGCTGTTAGAGGTGATTTCTTTTTCCTGATAATGA
This DNA window, taken from Vitis riparia cultivar Riparia Gloire de Montpellier isolate 1030 chromosome 13, EGFV_Vit.rip_1.0, whole genome shotgun sequence, encodes the following:
- the LOC117929362 gene encoding aquaporin TIP1-3-like, whose translation is MPIYRIAIGTPGEASHPDALKAALAEFFSMLIFVFAGEGSGMAFNKLTDSGSSTPAGLVAAALAHGFALFVAVSVGANISGGHVNPAVTFGAFLGGHITLLRGLLYWIAQLLGSVVACLLLKFSTGGLETSAFSLSSGVSVWNALVFEIVMTFGLVYTVYATAVDPKKGNLGIIAPIAIGFIVGANILAGGAFDGASMNPAVSFGPAVVSWSWANHWVYWAGPLIGAAIAAIIYDHIFIDNTHEQLPTTDY
- the LOC117929138 gene encoding photosynthetic NDH subunit of lumenal location 1, chloroplastic, with translation MALSSLSLGWVSTTISNRLDLPHSIDVPRFAAFTSCNSISACSRETAFNEESHLERRSLLLGVGLLAANSFPASSLHAEEIPANYKAFVDLSDGYSYYYPLDWREFEFRGHDSAFKDRYLQLQNVRVSFIPTDKSDIHDLGPMEEVVPNLVKNVYAAPNQIATILDMQEKVVDGKNYYTVEYELTSANFSRASFVILAIGNGRFYTLNVGANERRWKRVRNKLKVVADSFKVLDI